The region atttccttcagcttctgcagAAGTTGCTCTGCGTTCAAAAACCAACATGAGGACTGGTAAGAGAAATGTTCCATAGCCTCTTTATACAGAGTTAATAACCAGAATAAGTATATTATTACATATATGATATTAAGCGTGGTTTCCCCCTTCTAACACTAACCCCTAATGTATATCGGCAcgtcaaaaaagaagaagcagagcAAGCATATTATTACATATATGGGAGTGCAACTATCTTTATACACGATACAATTGATGAGTAGTAAATAAAACAGTTCAATGAGAGATACATGGAATCATTAAAGGAGAAAAATGATCAGTGGTAGACAAATCATATAATCAGAGAGCATCACATGGCATTATTTCCTTCAGCTCCTAGAAAGGTGACCATTTCATACATTATCACATACTTTCAAAATGGTAGAGAACTTTTCTAGAGCATCTTCACGCATTTGTTAATTAAACTCAACAGTTACTGACCTATTCAAACAACCCATTGCTGCTAGTGATTCCATGTGTGCGAAAGAGAAGTAAGAGAATGATCAGAAGACAAGCAATGTTAAATTTCAGAATCAGGGGTTAAAATACATTAAGGATATGCCATAAACAATGAAACCATGAAGATGTTTGACAAATTGTTAATTTGGTCATAAGCAAGATAGCTCTTCAAATTTGTCACAGCTACAAAGAGCTACTCCTTTCAAGTACAAATaatgaaaagggaaaagatAAACCACAGATAACATGAAAGAATTGTAAAGAAAGGATTactctgataaaaaaaaatatctcttcgTCATCTCAGAAGCAATATGGCTCTAAACATTTCagtgaagaaaaacataaaaatggtCTGTCtaaacattacaaaattaaGCACCATTTGATTTGAGAATCAATGTTGCAGATATTGTCATCTCTTTCTCCAGCTTTAGGAACGAACTTAACAATTTATAAATCATGTCTTAAGATGTTGATGAAATCTTGATGTGGCTTCTTTTTAGATGTTTTCGCATTTGTGATATGTGtagttacacacacacacacacagtatAATGACAAATAGAAATGATTTTGAAGTTATCAGAGGTTTTACCTTTGCCTAACCCCACCACCCAGTTCAGCATCAGTGTTGATCACATGAAGAGCTGAGATTTTTCGACCAGCCAAAGAAACAGACAACAAGGATTGAGGATTAACAGAGTTCACatcccacacagaaattgtttCTGCCTCAGCCACAACCActtttcctctgtttctccACTGCAAAGGGCTTGAATAATCCATTGCTAGCACAGGTTTCTGCACCTCCCATTTCATTATTTGTTCTCCATCTCGAATATCATGTACTTTGACTACTTTTTGAGAGCTGGCAGCAGAGATCATAAGAGGTCCACAAGGTTTATACCACCATTGTCGGGTTTCAGGTAACAATATGCTAGACAAAGCATTTCTCCGAGATGCAGTATTGTTGGGTAAGGGACCAAGTACTGTTCTTGAGGCAGTTGTTCCTCCATCCTCAATGTGAAAAGCTCGCACATCTTTGGCATAGAAATCCCATGAACAAAAGCCTGAATCAAGAGTATTCCCAGCAGATGCGGCCACGACATATCTCCCTGAGCAGCCATCAGCACCAGGTGCACGAATCATCCAGCAATCTCTCCATATATTAGGTGAGACTCCTCCTGGGGGCTTGTATACAGCCTTCTCctgaaataattattaatcaTCAGTGTACAATTAAGTCTTGAAGAAAATGCTGCTGGTTTGATTATGTCATTGCATGCATCAATCTGCTCATGAAGTTTATGATAATAAACATTATCTGCATGTTACTTTGTTCACACAAACATGTTTGAATGAAAAGAGTGGCAGAGAGAGATTAAATGAAATAAGCAGCAATCGGTAAAATCAGAAAGCTCAATAAATTGTCAAAAGTGCATCTCTCTTTTTATCCGAAAAGAAAATCAGAAACAAATGGATTCAATTCTTTAGGGAAAGGGAAGGAAACATGCATGAGATATTCGGGATAgttaaaaatgttgtttttacaTTCTTTAGAAATCTCTCATTGAAAATTCAGAAAATAAACAAGAAGCATGTCAGGGAAGACCTGGGATGCTGATCAGTAAAAGCTCCAAGCAAAATGGAAGTTCAATGCCAAACAGAAAATTATAGTTCTAGTACATACCTCACAATTTGCAATATCATAAAAAGAGCAGGACCCATCATCATGAGTAAGAAGAATTGACTCTCCCTCTGACACAAACCATCCTCCTGTAGAATTTTTGGTGCCTATTTCTTTCACCTCATAGACACAAGTATCTTCAGTTTCCTCGCCAATCATGATTGTATTTCCATTCTCCTGGTCATCAAACTCATCGAGTGTTTCGTCAGTTGTAAGAACAAGGTCCTCGCACTTGAGATTGAACATGTTTGAAGAGTCTTGCTTGCCTGAAACTGAACCATCACCCATTTCTTGGACCTCAAAAGACTCAAGACCCACCTTTGCATCTCTCATGGTTACTTTTTTATCCTCTTTACCAAGGGAATACAAAAGCTCGAATGCTTTTGGGTTCTCTTCAAAAGGACCAGAAAACTTCTCCCCCACCTTTAACTCGCATCCAGACTCGTGACTTTGACAACTTGCTATAGGTGCCTTCAGTGATGTTCGGTTTCTAAGCAACTTATGATGAGGAAAGAGTCTTTCTTCAAGTTCCTCGGTATTCAACCCTTTAACCGAGCTCTTCACATCATCTACCTTCTCACTTTCACTCTTCTCCACGACCACAGCTGTTCCAGTATCATTCCCGCCACTTCTTGATGTACCAGTACCCGCAACATTTCCCATTGCCTTCTCAATCcctgaaattttatcttgaatATCTGATAGTATCACCTTGGACGCATCAGGGTTATTCATATCCAACATTTCCTTTGTCTTCTTAATGTCCGACGCAATCCTCTTCACTTTTCCTTCTAAAAAAGCGAGCTTATCGTGAAGCTTGCTTGGATATTTGACACCAACCTTGCTTCCACTTCCTTCATCAATCAACCCCTTATCTTTCAGGTTCTCCAAAACCTTACCTTTCGCAGAGGATTTCTCACTAGACTCTCTAAAGCGATCAGATTTATACTCAGGCTCGGATTTCTCTTCATATAACTTATCGAATTTACAAACATTCGCAGCTTTTGAATCTAAATTTGAATCAAGCTCACttgattttcttaaattaacTTGTTTATTACAATTATCATTCAAAACTTTAAGCCCGCAAAGTTGCTTTTTACTttctaatattttcaaatcatttccTTCACAAAGTCCATTCCTTTTCTTCAATTCCACACTAAATCCACCATTCTCTTTCAAACCCCTGATCCCATTCTTCTTCCCTGCACTCGACACCACTCGTTGATCACTCTCCCCTTTAGAAACCCTAGAATCCCTAAAAACCCTAATAAATTCAGATGGGCTTGGACTCCTACCTCTTGGCGCCGATGACGTCGACCACCGCATACGCCCTTCGCTACAATCTCCCACAGCGGCCTTGTCAACACGGGGCACTGGCAGGACTGAGGGTTTCTGGGCCCGAGAGTTGGGCCTGGTGGGGTTCTCTTTGCCGGGGAGCGACCCTTTTATGGCTGAATTGCGGTTATTACAGAAGGTTGAGTTGAGGGTTACGGTTTTGGTGGGTTTTTGGGCAGCTGTGGCGGCGGCGACGCCATTTCGATCTCTTAGCCGACGAGCTGAGGAGGTTGACATGGATTAAAGAGATttgataaatcaataaattatggATATTTAAGGTTGTTCAATTGATTTGTGTACTAGACAGAAATGGGAGAGAATAAACGAATCTAGTAGTATAGATCTGTAATACTAGGACGCTATCATCACTATCACTTCTTTTGAAAGGGAAAGGTTATTTTGAGCGGGAAATGTATCCCATTTtgagttttcaaatttttttagtaggattgtgccttttattttatttgatattagggttttttatatatttttttattattgttgttcaaCCTGTAGACTGTTAATCTAAGATATgattaacttatttatttttttattttgggctggatgttaaaaaataccaataaaaaattaacttggttGACATGATAGGtttatcaataattaaaacaagactcaacttgatttttttaaaaaaaaacataattacatgatgaatatttaaaaaaataactttatgaTGATGTTTAGAGAATAATTAATGTTATCATATTAGTTTCTTCATGAAAAATGCaactatagaaaataaattctaagtatttttttttgtgtgaaccTCAAGGAATAACTactaataaaatttatgttttagcaCCATAAAAACTTTCCCATTTAAAATACTGTGTATAAAATAGCatgtatttaatgtttttagggGTACGTGAAAGTGTGATAgcagttacttttcaaagtgtttttttacttagaaatatattaaaataatattattttattttttaaatattatttttgacatcagcacatcaaaataatctaaaaacacaaaaataaattttacaaataaaataaaaattcaattttttcaaaaacatttttgaaatacaaaaacaaacaggatctTGATTAACATCATTGATCTTTGTTCCTTTTCTTCAACTCAATCTTGACAACAAACATAGTCTAATAAATACATTTACACAATATTTAAGgtggttgtgattgttttgtaaagtgtttttttgctcagaaatatattagaataatttttttttatttttaaaaatttatttttgatatcaacacataaaaacgatcaaaaaaaattttaaaaaataaaacaaaaatttttttttcacaaacctTTGTTTGGACCGCTCTTCCAAAAGAGGTAGCAgagcatatttgtttttgcgtttcaaaaaaacttgaaaatttttatttgctttaatttgatttttttatatttttaaattgttttgatgtgttgttattaaaaatatttttttaaaaaataaataaattattatctcgatatatttttaaataaaaaatattataaaaagcaaTTACAAATTATCTCTTAACATGTCATCAGACTCCGTTATCCTTTATCTATCAATCACACGTTAATTAACCATAAACAAGATGTTTCATTAATGGTTATTGGTTCAAATGGTTTGGtgcttgtttttcttgaataaaattttgaatttgagttTTGTTAATGAAGTATATCATTACTGGAAGAGTTTTACTTTTTAGTGAGGCGTCCCAGCTCAACCAAATTAGCTGGGATCCAATAAACTTCTAGATACcaagatttaaattaaaaaaaaaacatatgagatgttttaatttatcaaagtCAATTAAGatgaaataacataaataatgtaatttgCGGGTACGACTATTATGTCTATGTGTAAAGGCAAGTTTTTGTGAGAGTTTGTGTGGCTATGTTTGTTCAAAtcttacaaaatatttatttaacaaattCACTCAAAATTATACTATATTAATCAAAGTTCATTCAAAGATTTTGTGGAGGAACCGTAATTATATCAATATTAGACCCACTTTGTTCCACaaacaacccccccccccccccccccccccccccggggGGACCGAGAAAGAACACAGGATTCCTGATTACATAAAAGTTGATTATTGCTGAAGTAACGAAGCTTTTGATGGTGGTGTAATGGTATGTGTA is a window of Populus nigra chromosome 10, ddPopNigr1.1, whole genome shotgun sequence DNA encoding:
- the LOC133704535 gene encoding KIN14B-interacting protein At4g14310-like, producing MSTSSARRLRDRNGVAAATAAQKPTKTVTLNSTFCNNRNSAIKGSLPGKENPTRPNSRAQKPSVLPVPRVDKAAVGDCSEGRMRWSTSSAPRGRSPSPSEFIRVFRDSRVSKGESDQRVVSSAGKKNGIRGLKENGGFSVELKKRNGLCEGNDLKILESKKQLCGLKVLNDNCNKQVNLRKSSELDSNLDSKAANVCKFDKLYEEKSEPEYKSDRFRESSEKSSAKGKVLENLKDKGLIDEGSGSKVGVKYPSKLHDKLAFLEGKVKRIASDIKKTKEMLDMNNPDASKVILSDIQDKISGIEKAMGNVAGTGTSRSGGNDTGTAVVVEKSESEKVDDVKSSVKGLNTEELEERLFPHHKLLRNRTSLKAPIASCQSHESGCELKVGEKFSGPFEENPKAFELLYSLGKEDKKVTMRDAKVGLESFEVQEMGDGSVSGKQDSSNMFNLKCEDLVLTTDETLDEFDDQENGNTIMIGEETEDTCVYEVKEIGTKNSTGGWFVSEGESILLTHDDGSCSFYDIANCEEKAVYKPPGGVSPNIWRDCWMIRAPGADGCSGRYVVAASAGNTLDSGFCSWDFYAKDVRAFHIEDGGTTASRTVLGPLPNNTASRRNALSSILLPETRQWWYKPCGPLMISAASSQKVVKVHDIRDGEQIMKWEVQKPVLAMDYSSPLQWRNRGKVVVAEAETISVWDVNSVNPQSLLSVSLAGRKISALHVINTDAELGGGVRQRATSAEAEGNDGVFCTHDSINVLDFRNPSGIGLKIPKIGASVQSVFSRGDSIYIGCANTRFAGKKHPCSEVQHFSMRKQRLVNTYSLPESNAHPHYSAITQVWGNSNVVMGVCGLGLFAFDALKDDAPQSLTGDIGSTQKAKDVIGPDDLDSPSFDYLASCALLVSRDRPALWKRLL